A window of Actinomadura viridis genomic DNA:
GTCGGCCCGGGTGTAGCCGACGAGGGTGGGACGGCCCCGCGTGCCGGTGGAGCCGTGGATCGCGACGACCTGGTCCCGGGGTACGGCGAGCATGTCCAGCGGGTAGGAGTCCCAGAGGTCCTGCTTGGTGGTGAACGGCAGGAGGCGGAGGTCGGCGAGGGTGACGTCGGAGCCGCCCTTGACGCCCGCCTCGCGCAGGCGGCGGGCCTGGAGGCCCCCGGCGACCAGGAGCCGGTCGACCAGCCCCCATAGCCGGTGGCGCTGCAGCGCCGCCCGCTCGTCGCGGGACATCGCCTCGGCCTTCGGATCGAACATCGCGTCTCCTCGCGCGGCCCGCCCCCGCTGACCTGTGTGTACTCGCCCGACTCGGTGCTACCGGCCGCGCCGGGGACGTACCCGGCGCCCGGACGGCCACCACTCTGCCGTACCGGGGCCGTTCCGGACGAGGTTTCGGGCCGTCCGGGCCGGAGGCGGCCGGTGCGCCCGCCGGGGGAACCTCAGCCCCGATCGGTTCGTCGGAACTACCATGCCGGACTGATCGAGGAGTATTCGCGATGAGGTCAGGGCACGGCCATACCGAGCGAAGGGAGGGAGCGGCGTTCGCCTCCGGCGACGTGGCCGGCACCGGCGCGCCGCGTACCCCATGACGACGAACACACCGGACCGGGCACGCACCCGCTTCCCGGGAATCAGCTCGCGCGCCTACGAACACCCGGCGGACCGTTCGGCGCTGGTGGCGCTGCGCTCGCTGTCCGGCTTCGACATCGTGCTGCGGCGGCTGTCCGGCCTCTTCAACGAGCGCGCCATCCGGCTGGCCTTCCTGGGCGGCAGCGTGCGGGCCGGCGAGGACCAGTTCCGCAACCTGTACGACATGGTCCGCGACGCCGCCTACATCCTCGATCTGCCCGAGGTCCCCGAGCTGTACGTGCGGCAGAGCCCGCTGCCCAACGCCATGGCGATCGGCTCCGACCACCCGTTCATCGTGGTCAACACCGGGCTGCTCGACCTGCACGACGACGAGGAGCTGCGGTTCGTCATCTGCCACGAGGTCGGCCACATCCTGTCGGGGCACGCCGTCTACCAGACCATGATGATGATCCTCACCCGGCTGGGCTCCCGGCTGGCCTGGCTGCCGCTGGGCAACGTCGGGATCGCCGCGATCATCATGGGCCTGCAGGAGTGGTTCCGGAAGGCGGAGCTGTCGGCCGACCGGGCCGGGCTGCTGGCCGGCCAGGACCTGGACGCGGCCAAGCGCACGATGATGAAGATGGCCGGCGGCACCCGGCTGGGCGAGATGAGCACCGAGGCGTTCCTGGCGCAGGCGCGCGAGTACGACGCGGTCGGTGACGTGCGCGACGGGCTGCTGAAGTTCCTCAACCTGATCCAGCAGACGCACCCCTACCCGGTGGTGCGGTTCGCCGAGATCGACAGGTGGGCGCAGAGCGGCGAGTACGACCGGATCCTCGCCGGGGACTACCCGCGGCGCGCCGACGACAACGGCGCCTCCATCTCCGAGGAGATCCGGAACGCCGCCAACGCCTACCGCGAGTCCTGGTCGCAGAGCGCCGACCCGTTCATCGGGAAGGTCCGCGACGTCGCCGAGGGCGCGGCCGCCGCGGCGGGCGGCCTGTTCGACCGGGTGAGCCGGCGTGGCGGCGGTTCGCAGAACGGCGGCTCCTGACCCGCGTCCTTAACGGCGGGACGGGCGGGACGCCGCCGTCCCGCGGCCGGGTCCGGACTCGGCACCACCGAGTCCGGGCCCGGTCGCCCGGGAGGGCCGTCCGGGAGGGCCGCCCGGTCAGGTCCGGATGTGGCCCTCGCCGGTGACCACGTACTTGGTGGAGGTCAGCTCGGGCAACCCCATCGGGCCGCGGGCGTGCAGCTTCTGGGTGGAGATGCCGATCTCGGCGCCGTACCCGAACTCCTCGCCGTCGGTGAAGCGGGTGGAGGCGTTGACCATCACCGCGGCCGAGTCCACCAGCGCGACGAACCGCTTGGCGGCCGGCTGGGACGTGGTCACGATGGCCTCGGTGTGCCCCGAGCCGTACGTGCGGATGTGCGCGACGGCCTCGTCGAGGGAGTCGACGACCCGGGCGGCGATGTCCAGCGACAGGTACTCGGCGCGATAGTCGTCCTCGGTCGCGGCGACGACCGTCCCGGCGGTGTCGTGGGCGCGGACGCGCTCGTCGCCGTGCACGGTGACGCCGGCCTCCCGCAGCGCCTCCAGGGCCCTGGGCAGGAAGACCTCCGCCACGCCGGCGTGCACCAGGACGGTCTCGGCGGCGTTGCACACCGAGGGACGCTGGGTCTTGGCGTTCAGCAGGATCTCGAGGGCCTGGTCGACGTCGGCGGCGGCGTCCACGTACACCGCGCAGTTGCCCACCCCGGTCTCGATCACCGGCACCGTGGACTCCTCCACGACCGAGTTGATCAGCGAGGCGCCGCCCCGGGGGATCAGCACGTCCACCAGGCCCCGGGCCCGCATCAGGTGCTTCACCGACGCGCGGCTGGTGCCGGGCACCAGCTGCACGGCGTCGGAGGGGACGCCGGTGCCCTCCAGGGCGCCCTGCATGACGTTCACCAGGACCGTGTTGGACTCGTAGGCCGAGGACGACCCGCGCAGCATCGCAACGTTGCCGCTCTTCAGGCAGAGCGCGGCGGCGTCGACGGTGACGTTGGGGCGGCCCTCGTAGATGATGCCGACCACGCCCAGCGGCACCCGGATCTGCCGGAGGTCCAGGCCGTTCGGCAGGACGTTGCCGCGTACGGTCTCGCCCACCGGGTCGGGCAGCGCCGCGACTTTGCGGACCGCCTCGGCGATCGCCGCGATCCGCGGCTCGGTCAGGCTCAGCCGGTCGATCATGTACTCGGAGGTGCCCGACTCGCGGGCCCGGGCCACATCGGCCTCGTTCGCCTTGACGATCTCCGGTGCGGAACGCACCAGCGCGTCGGCGATCGCGTGCAGGGCCGCGTCCTTGACCGCCCTCGGCAGCGGCGCGAGATCCGCCGCCGCCCGCCTGGCGCGCTCCGCCACCCGCAGGAACTCCTCGCGTTCCCGGTCCTGCTCGCCCATCACCGACTCCTTCGGCGTCGTCGCGGCGTCGTACCGCGTCATTCCGTTGTCAGGATCACCAGATCGTCCCGGTGGATGATCTCGCGCTCGTACTCGGGGCCCAGCTCCCGGGCCAGCCAGCGGGTGGACCGGCCCATCAGGTCGGGGATCTCGCCCGCGTCGTAGTTCACCAGGCCGCGCGCCACGACACGCCCGTCGGTGCCGCACAGGTCGACCGGGTCGCCGGCCGCGAAGTCGCCCTCCACGCCGGTGACCCCGGCGGGGAGCAGCGACTTGCGCCGGCGCACGACCGCGTCGACGGCCCCCGGGTCCAGTAGCACGCGGCCCTGCCCGGTGGTGGCGTGCGCCAGCCACAGGTGCCGGGTGGACAGCCGCCGGCCCTCCCCCGGGTGGAAGCAGGTGCCGACCTCCTCGCCGGCGAGGGCGTGCGCGGCCGAGGCGGCGTCGGTGAGCACGACGGGGATGCCCGCGATGCGCGCCGCCTCCACCTTGGTGATCATGCCGCCGGTGCCGACCCGGCCGGATCCGCCCAGCTCGATGCCCGCCAGGTCGGCGGGGCCGTGCACGTTCGCGATCCGGCGGGCGCCGGGACGGCGCGGATCCCCGGTGTAGAGCGCGTCCACGTCCGACAGCAGGATCAGCGCGTCGGCCCTGGTCAGATGGGCGACCAGGGCGGCGAGCCGGTCGTTGTCGCCGAACCGGATCTCGTCGGTGGCCACCGTGTCGTTCTCGTTGACCACCGGCACGATGCCCAGGTCGAGCAGCTGGCCCAGGGCCCGCTGGGCGTTGCGGTGGTGGACCCGGCGGATCATGTCGTCGGCGGTGAGCAGCACCTGGCCGACCGTCAGCCCGTACCGGGCGAACGAGGAGGTGTAGCGCGCCACCAGCAGCCCCTGGCCGACGCTGGCCGCGGCCTGCTGGGTGGCCAGGTCGGCGGGACGGCGGGTCAGGCCGAGCGGGCCGAGCCCGGCGGCGATCGCGCCGGACGACACGAAGACGATCTCGGTGCCGGCGCGGCGGCGGGCGGCCAGCACGTCCACCAGCGCGTCGATGCGGTCGGCGTCGATCGTGCCCCGCGGTGTGGTGAGCGAGGACGACCCCGCCTTCACCACGATCCGGCGCGCGCCGGCGATCTGGCGCCGCACGGCCGCGGTGCCGGGCCCGGTGCCGGCCGTGGTGCCGGTGCCGGACGGGGCGCCGGACGGGGTGGTGCCCGCCCGGGCCGTCACGCCTGCCTGTTCGCGGCTCATCTCTCCCTCGATGTTCGCCAACGTCCTGGTCGCTGCCGCTGGATGCTCATGAACGGGTGGTCGCGGCCGGGGCCCGGTGCCCGGGCCGGGTCAGCGGTACCCGTCCAGGCGCCGGTCGGTGCCGCGCGGGCCGGGTGCGGCCTCGCCGGCCACGACCTCCGGTTCCCAGTCGAAGACGACCGACTCCTCGTGTGTGCCGATCATGACCGTGGCCCCGGCGGAGGCGCCCGCCTCGGCCAGCGCCTCCTCGACGCCCAGCCGGGCCAGCCGGTCGGCCAGATAGCCCACCGCCTCCTCGTTGCTGAAGTCGGTCTGCCGCAGCCACCGCACCGGCTTCTCGCCCGTGATCAGGTACGTGTTGTCGCCCGCCGGCCGCACCTCGAACTCGGCGCCGCCGCCGACCGGCTCCGGCCGGATCACCAGCCGGGTCGGCTCGACCGGGGGCAGCGACGCGCGGTGGGCCTCGACCATCTCGGCCATGGCGAACGACAGCTCGCGCAGCCCCTCGTGCGACGCGGCCGACACCTCGAAAACCCGCAGCCCGCGCGCCTCGAACTCGGGCCGGACCATCTCGGCCAGGTCCCGCCCGTCGGGGACGTCCACCTTGTTGAGCACCACGAGGCGCGGCCGGTCCGACAGCGGCCGGTCGCCCAGCACCCGGTCGTAGGCCCGCAGCTCCCGTTCGATCACCTCGAAGTCGCTGACCGGGTCGCGGCCCGGCTCGGGCGTGGCGCAGTCGAGCACGTGCGCCAGCGTGGAGGACCGCTCGATGTGGCGGAGGAACTCCAGGCCCAGGCCGCGGCCCTCGCTGGCGCCCTCGATCAGGCCGGGCACGTCGGCGACGGTGAACGTGGTGTCGCCGGCGCTCACCACGCCCAGGTTGGGGATCAGCGTGGTGAACGGATAGTCGGCGATCTTGGGCTTGGCCGCGGAGAGCGCGGCGATCAGCGAGGACTTGCCCGCGCTCGGGAAGCCCACCAGCGCCACGTCCGCGACGCTCTTGAGCTCCAGGACGACGTCGCGCGCCTCACCGGGCTCGCCCAGCAGCGCGAACCCGGGCGCCTTCCGCTTGGCGGTGGCCAGCGCGGCGTTGCCGAGGCCGCCCTTGCCGCCCCGCGCGATCACGAAACGGGTGCCCTCGCCCACCAGGTCCGCCAGGATCGTGCCGTCGGCGGTCTTGACGACCGTGCCGTCCGGCACCGGCAGGACCACGTCGCCGCCGTCGGCGCCGGTACGGTGCCCGCCCTGCCCCTGGCGGCCGTTGGCGGCCTTGCGGTGCGGGCGGCGGTGGTAGTCCAGCAGGCTGGCGGAATTGGAGTCGACCTCCAGGATCACATCGCCGCCGCGGCCGCCGTTGGCCCCGTCCGGGCCGCCCAGCGGCTTGAACTTCTCCCGGTGGATCGAGGCGCAGCCGTTCCCGCCGTTGCCGGCGGCGACATGCAGCACCACCCGGTCGACGAACTGCGCACCGGATCCGGCTCCTGCGGCCACGCTCTCTCCTTCGCTCCGTGGGGCCGCGGGGATCGCCCCCTCGTCCCCTGTTCCCGTTCCGGCCGGGCCACCGGCCCAGGGCCGCGCCACCCCGCCCCGAACAGGAAACAGGGGCGGACCGTCGTGGTCCGCCCCTGTGTCAACGTCTCTGAACGGCGGACTACTCCGCCGGCGGGACGATGCTCACCGCGTTGCGCCCGCGGTAACGGCCGAACTCGACCGTGCCCGCGACCAGCGCGAACAGCGTGTCATCGCCACCACGGCCCACGTTCAGGCCCGGGTGGAAGTGGGTGCCGCGCTGCCGAACGATGATCTCGCCGGCGTTGACGGCCTGGCCGCCGAAGCGCTTGACACCCAGGCGCTTGGCGTTGGAGTCGCGGCCGTTACGGCTCGACGACGCGCCCTTCTTGTGTGCCATCCGACCGCTCCTCTACTTCCCGGCCTCGATACCGGTGATCTTGACCTCGGTGTACGGCTGACGGTGACCCATCCGCCGCTTGTACCCGGTCTTGTTCCGGTAGTGCATGATGTTGATCTTGGGGCCCTTGACCGCGCCGAGGATCTCGGCGGTCACCTGGTAGCGGGCCAGCTGGTCGGCGGAGCTGACGACATCGTCGCCGTCCACGACGAGCAAGGCCGGGAACGTGACCGTCGAACCGGCCTCGCCCGACAGCTTGTCGACGGTGAGCACGTCGTCGACGGCCACCTTCTCCTGCCTGCCGCCTGCGCGGACAATCGCGTACACCGCGGAAACCCTTCGTCTGCGCGCGCTTCCGGACTGAACCGGTCCCGCGCGTGGTTCACCAGCCCCCGGACGGGGGCCTACCCGCGGCCGGGGCCGCGAGCGGCACGCCAGACCGCTGCGCCTGACGCTCTCTGCTTGGTCTCGCCGAGCGGCGAGGAATGCACCGAGCGGTGCACGTGAAGATGACGTGCTCACACACGCCGAAGCCCAAGGATACCGGACGCCCGCACCGGAACGCGAACGACGCCCAGCCCCCGCCCCAGGCCCCACCGCTGGCCCCGTCCTGGTCGGGCCGTGGTCCAGCCCGCGGCCCGGCCCCTGGCCCGGGCCGGCCCGGGCCAGGGGTCCTGGTCCGGCAGCGCGGCCCGGGAGCCGGTCGCGGCCGATCAGATGGCCGGTGACCGGTCGTCACCGGCCGTCTGATCGGCGATTCGTCATTCCCCGGCGGACTCGCCCGAGGCGGCCTCGGCCTTGGCCCGCGGGCGCCGGGTCCGGCGCCGCCGCCCGTTCGCCGGCGCGGCCGTGTCGTCCTGCCCGTCGCCCGCCTCGGCGCCCTCGGCAGCCTCGGCCCCGGCGACCGCCGCACCGTCACCGGCGGGCTCACCGGACTCGGCCCCGCCCACACCGGCCAGCGGCGTGGCGGGCTCGGATCCGTTGACGACCGGCTCCACCGGCGCCACCGACTCCAGCGGGCCCGGCCCGGCGTCGGCCGTCTCGGCGGCGGCCTCAGCGGCCTCCACGGCGGCCTGCGGCTCCGGCTCGGACTCCGTCCCTCCGGACCGCCGCTGCTCCCGCACCGGCTCGTGCACCCGCTGGGCCGCGCGCTCGGCGGCGGCGGTCTGCTTGGACGGCTTGGACCGGCCCGGCTCCTGCTGGGCCAGCTTCTCCTCGACCGCCTTCTCGACCTCGCCCTTGCGCTTGCGGCGGCGCCCGCCGCCGGCCGCCGCGGCGGCGGCCTTGTCCGGCTTGGGCTCCACCGGGCTCAGGTGGACGTGGATGCCACGGCCGT
This region includes:
- the proB gene encoding glutamate 5-kinase; this translates as MVKAGSSSLTTPRGTIDADRIDALVDVLAARRRAGTEIVFVSSGAIAAGLGPLGLTRRPADLATQQAAASVGQGLLVARYTSSFARYGLTVGQVLLTADDMIRRVHHRNAQRALGQLLDLGIVPVVNENDTVATDEIRFGDNDRLAALVAHLTRADALILLSDVDALYTGDPRRPGARRIANVHGPADLAGIELGGSGRVGTGGMITKVEAARIAGIPVVLTDAASAAHALAGEEVGTCFHPGEGRRLSTRHLWLAHATTGQGRVLLDPGAVDAVVRRRKSLLPAGVTGVEGDFAAGDPVDLCGTDGRVVARGLVNYDAGEIPDLMGRSTRWLARELGPEYEREIIHRDDLVILTTE
- the rpmA gene encoding 50S ribosomal protein L27: MAHKKGASSSRNGRDSNAKRLGVKRFGGQAVNAGEIIVRQRGTHFHPGLNVGRGGDDTLFALVAGTVEFGRYRGRNAVSIVPPAE
- a CDS encoding glutamate-5-semialdehyde dehydrogenase, encoding MGEQDREREEFLRVAERARRAAADLAPLPRAVKDAALHAIADALVRSAPEIVKANEADVARARESGTSEYMIDRLSLTEPRIAAIAEAVRKVAALPDPVGETVRGNVLPNGLDLRQIRVPLGVVGIIYEGRPNVTVDAAALCLKSGNVAMLRGSSSAYESNTVLVNVMQGALEGTGVPSDAVQLVPGTSRASVKHLMRARGLVDVLIPRGGASLINSVVEESTVPVIETGVGNCAVYVDAAADVDQALEILLNAKTQRPSVCNAAETVLVHAGVAEVFLPRALEALREAGVTVHGDERVRAHDTAGTVVAATEDDYRAEYLSLDIAARVVDSLDEAVAHIRTYGSGHTEAIVTTSQPAAKRFVALVDSAAVMVNASTRFTDGEEFGYGAEIGISTQKLHARGPMGLPELTSTKYVVTGEGHIRT
- a CDS encoding M48 family metallopeptidase, with translation MTTNTPDRARTRFPGISSRAYEHPADRSALVALRSLSGFDIVLRRLSGLFNERAIRLAFLGGSVRAGEDQFRNLYDMVRDAAYILDLPEVPELYVRQSPLPNAMAIGSDHPFIVVNTGLLDLHDDEELRFVICHEVGHILSGHAVYQTMMMILTRLGSRLAWLPLGNVGIAAIIMGLQEWFRKAELSADRAGLLAGQDLDAAKRTMMKMAGGTRLGEMSTEAFLAQAREYDAVGDVRDGLLKFLNLIQQTHPYPVVRFAEIDRWAQSGEYDRILAGDYPRRADDNGASISEEIRNAANAYRESWSQSADPFIGKVRDVAEGAAAAAGGLFDRVSRRGGGSQNGGS
- the obgE gene encoding GTPase ObgE produces the protein MAAGAGSGAQFVDRVVLHVAAGNGGNGCASIHREKFKPLGGPDGANGGRGGDVILEVDSNSASLLDYHRRPHRKAANGRQGQGGHRTGADGGDVVLPVPDGTVVKTADGTILADLVGEGTRFVIARGGKGGLGNAALATAKRKAPGFALLGEPGEARDVVLELKSVADVALVGFPSAGKSSLIAALSAAKPKIADYPFTTLIPNLGVVSAGDTTFTVADVPGLIEGASEGRGLGLEFLRHIERSSTLAHVLDCATPEPGRDPVSDFEVIERELRAYDRVLGDRPLSDRPRLVVLNKVDVPDGRDLAEMVRPEFEARGLRVFEVSAASHEGLRELSFAMAEMVEAHRASLPPVEPTRLVIRPEPVGGGAEFEVRPAGDNTYLITGEKPVRWLRQTDFSNEEAVGYLADRLARLGVEEALAEAGASAGATVMIGTHEESVVFDWEPEVVAGEAAPGPRGTDRRLDGYR
- the rplU gene encoding 50S ribosomal protein L21 yields the protein MYAIVRAGGRQEKVAVDDVLTVDKLSGEAGSTVTFPALLVVDGDDVVSSADQLARYQVTAEILGAVKGPKINIMHYRNKTGYKRRMGHRQPYTEVKITGIEAGK